One Patescibacteria group bacterium genomic region harbors:
- a CDS encoding vitamin B12-dependent ribonucleotide reductase (catalyzes the reduction of ribonucleotides to deoxyribonucleotides; the rate-limiting step in dNTP synthesis), whose amino-acid sequence EMPLTREGVTHKVVINGQHKVYITANKFENGDLGEIFIAAGLEGSVVSGLLNAMAILCSKMLQEGVPPETIVASFLNLRFDPWGITNNPDIPMAKSITDYIGRWLGMNFLSLDRQLALGIMNGHNNDTNGHSEGLLAETPKPVTPAPEAVEQPVLTLNLNTNAAATVNSYDYKYAPACPTCGALMVRSGTCFACRECATTTGCS is encoded by the coding sequence CGAGATGCCGTTAACCCGCGAGGGCGTCACTCATAAAGTTGTCATCAACGGCCAGCACAAAGTTTACATTACAGCTAATAAATTTGAGAACGGCGATCTGGGCGAGATCTTTATCGCTGCCGGCCTAGAAGGTTCGGTAGTATCGGGATTACTCAATGCTATGGCGATTTTATGCTCTAAAATGTTGCAAGAAGGCGTCCCGCCGGAAACCATCGTGGCTTCGTTCTTGAATTTGCGCTTCGATCCGTGGGGAATAACCAACAACCCCGATATTCCCATGGCTAAATCCATCACTGACTATATCGGCCGCTGGCTGGGGATGAATTTCTTATCCTTGGATCGGCAATTAGCCTTAGGGATTATGAACGGACACAATAACGATACCAACGGACATAGTGAAGGTTTACTCGCCGAGACTCCGAAACCGGTGACTCCCGCTCCGGAGGCGGTCGAACAACCAGTATTAACACTTAATCTCAATACTAATGCGGCCGCAACAGTTAATTCGTATGATTATAAATATGCGCCGGCCTGTCCCACTTGCGGAGCGCTGATGGTGCGTTCTGGTACCTGCTTTGCCTGCCGCGAATGCGCCACCACGACTGGTTGTTCCTAA